CCCATGGTGTACAGCCTGGCCTGGGGGGTGGCGGGTCTGCTGGCCGCCGGCGCCGGGGTCCTGCTCGGTTCCATCGCCGGCATTTCCTCGGAGATGGGCTTCTTCGGGCTCACCGTGCTGGTGGTAGTGATCGTGGGTGGCCTGGACAGTGTCCTGGGTGCCCTGCTGGCGGGATTGCTGATCGGCTGGGTGGAATCGCTGGCCGGGGTGTATCTGGGCGGGGAGTACGAGCACCTGGTGACGTTCATGATCCTCATGGTGGTCCTGCTGCTGCGGCCCTGGGGCCTTTTCGGAACCCGTGAAATCGAGCGACTTTAATCATGCGTATCGGATCGCCGAAGGAAACCTATGCCGCCGACGAGAGCCTGTTCAAGACCCGCACGCAATGGGTCTGGTTCGGCATTCTCCTGGCATCGCTGGCGCTTTACCCGTTCGTCGCCAATCTCTACTGGCTGTTTCTGGCCTGCCTGATCTGCATCAACATCATCAGCGCCACGGGGTTGAACATTCTCACCGGCTACACCGGGCAGGTCAGTCTCGGTCAGGCCGCGTTCATGGGCGTCGGTGCTTACACTGTGGCCTGGCTGGACAACAATGCCGCCACGCCGTTCCTGATCAACCTGCTGGCGGCGGGGGTGCTTACCACGCTGGTGGGCATCGTCGCCGGCCTGCCCAGTCTGCGGGTCAAGGGGCTGTATCTCGCCATTGCCACCATTGCCGCCTCGTTCATCCTGCAGTTCGTGTTCATCAACTGGGAGAGCGTGACCCGGGGCACGCGGGGCATCAACATCCAGCCGCCGCAGCTGTTCGGCATGGAGTTCGACAACCCGGACACCTTCTACTGGCTGGTGGTGCCGGTGACGGTGCTCATGGTGATTCTGGCGGCCAATCTCTTCCGCACGCGCGTGGGTCGGGCGTTCATCGCCATCCGCGACCGGGACATCTCGGCCTCGGTGCTGGGCATCAACCTGCCGCTGTACAAGCTCATGAGCTTTGCCATCGCTTCGTTCTATGCGGGCATCGCCGGCGGGTTCTACGCCTACTTCTTCGGCTCTATCAATCCGGAGAGTTTCCCGCTGCTCATGTCCATCTTTTTCCTGGCCGCGATCATCGTGGGCGGCCTGGGCACGATCCTGGGGAGCATTCTCGGGGCCGTGTTCATGACGTTGACGCCGGAGCTGCTGCGCTACGGTGTCGATGTGCTGGAGCCGTTCGTCCGGGATGCCTCGGCGCTGTTGTCGCCGGTGCGCACCCTGGTGTTCGGCCTGTTGATCGTCGGGTTTCTGCTGTTCGAGCCCCACGGGCTGGCGGAGATCTGGCGGCGTATACGGCGCTTCTTCCATCTGTGGCCGTTCCGTAACTAGCCATTTCCCCTGGCAATGGCAGGAGGGTGATTGCATGACCATCAAGAATCGAACCAGCGAGCTGTTCCTGAGTGTGGCCTCGGGCCTGCTGCTCGGTCTCATGACCGCCGGCACCGCCGTTGCGGACGAGGCCGAGGAGGCCGAAGTCGGCGTCGACGCCGATGTGGAGGACGCCATCGTCATCGGCGGGTCCATCCCCATGACCGGGGTGTTCGCTTTCGCCGGGTTGCAGTTCAACGATGGCATCCGCGACTTCGTGCGCTGGATCAACGACGAAGAGGACGGTGTGGACGGCCGGCTGTTCCGCTACGTTGGCCAGGACACCGGCTATGATGCCGACCAGTCCGTGGGCGTGTTCCGGCGCATCACCAGCCGTGAGGACGTGAACTTCTACTTCGGGGATTCCACGGCGTTCTCACAGAGCATCAACTCGGCCCTGAATCGCCAGGACATCCTGATGACCGGGGCGTCCTTTGCCTCGGAACTGAACAACCCGGACGACTACCCGCTGCAGTTCCTGCTGGGGCCGGACTACAGCGAGCAGGTGGGCATTCTCCTGGAGTACATTGCCAACGAGCAGCCCGGCGCCCGGGTGGCGTTCGTGTACTCCGACACCGAGTTCGGCCGTGATCCCATCAACGCCAGCGTGGAACGGGCCGAGGACCTGGGACTGACCGTGGCCGAGACCATCGTCACCCCCCCTGGGGCGGCGGACATCTCCTCGGCGGCATTGGAGCATCGCCGGGCACGTCCGGATTACACCATCTTCCACGGCTACATCCTGTCGCCGATCCCGGACTTCATCGAGCGCTCCCGGCAGATGGGCATGGAGACCCGCTTCATGGGCACCTACTACACCATGGACCAGGGCATCATCGACGAAATGGGCGACGCGGCAGACGGTTTCATGGGCGTCATGCCGTACCGCTACTACTACGACGAGGAGGCGGACGAGTACCCCATCATGCGCACCATCCGGGAGATGAACGACGAGTACCGTGCGACCACCTACATCCAGGCCTGGCTGGCGGGCATCCTGCTCAAGGAGATCGCCCACGCCACGCTGGAGGCCGGTGACGAGCTCACCGGGACCAACATGCGGCGCGCCATGGATTCCCTGGAGGACATCGATACCGGCGGCATCATGGGTGTGCCGGTGACGTTCCGTGGCAATTCCATCCCCGTGGGCCGGATCTACCGGGCCGACGTGGAAGCGGGGCGGATGGTGCCGGTGTCCGACTGGATCGACCTGACCGAGGAGTGACGACGTGGGGGACGACCGGATTCTCGAAGTCAGCAACATCGAGGTGGTGTACAACCACACCGTGCAGGTCCTCCGCGGCCTGTCGCTGAACGTACCACGGGGCGAAGTGGTGGCCCTGCTCGGCTCCAACGGGGCCGGCAAGTCCACCACCCTGAAGGCTATCGCCAACGTGCTGTTCCTGGAAAACGGCGAGCTGTCCTCGGGTGAAATCCGGTTCCAGGGCGATGTGGTGGGTTCACGCCCGCCGCATCGCCTGGTGCATGACGGGCTGAGCCACGTCATGGAGGGCCGCCGCGTTTTCGAGGACCTGACGGTGGAGGAGAACCTGGTGGCGGCCGGGTATGCCGCCAGCAGCGGCGCGGGCCGGCTCAAGCAGGACGTGGTCTACGAGTATTTCCCGCAGCTGTACTCCCGGCGCCGCTCGCTGGCCGGCTATCTGTCCGGCGGCGAGCAGCAGATGCTCGCCATCGGGCGCGGGCTGCTCGGGCAACCCAGCATGATGCTGCTGGATGAACCGTCCCTGGGCCTGTCGCCCATGCTGGTGGAGGAGATCTTCGGCATCATTGCCCGCATCAACCGCGAGCAGGGCGTCGCCATGCTGCTGGTGGAGCAGAATGCCAACGTGGCGCTGGCCCTGGCCTCCTACGGATACATCATGGAGTCGGGCCGGGTGGTCATTGACGGAACGCCGGAGAAGCTCATGGCGGACGACGACGTGCGCGAGTTCTATCTGGGCAGTGGCGCCGAGGGCGAGAGCAAGAGCTACCGCGAGGTGAAGCATTACAAACGCCGCAAGCGCTGGCTGTCGTAGTCGGCGGCGCCCGGGCGCACCCTTGGGGGTGTCCGGCCGGGGCATGTGGCAGGTGTCAACAGGCTCCAGGAGGAGGCATGGCGGACGCATCTCAATTACCCGATCTCTCCCTGCCGCAGATGCTGCGCTGGAATGCCCGTCATCGCGGTGACCGGGTCGCGCTGCGGCAGAAGGATTTCGGCATCTGGCATCCCACGACCTGGGCGGAGTATTACCAGCGTGCGCGCCACTTCGGCCTCGGCCTGCGGGAGCTGGGTCTGGCACCGGGCGGGCACTTCGCCATCATTTCGGAGAACCGCATCGAATGGGTCATCGCCCAGATGGGGGCAGGCATCGTGCGCGGGGTCACCGTCGGCGTCTATCCGACCAGCCCGGCGCCGGAAGTCGCCTACGTGCTGGAACACTCCGACGCACAGATCGTGCTGTGCGAGGACCAGGAACAGGCCGACAAGGTGCTGGAGGTCCGTGACCAGCTGCCGGCACTGCGCAAGCTGGTCGTGCCGGAGATGAAGGGGCTGCACAATTATGACGAACCCGACCTGCTGTCCTTCGATGCCGTGGAGCGCATGGGCGAGGCGGTGGATCGGGAACACCCGGCCCTGGCAGAGGAACTGCTGGACGCCCAGGAACTCGCCGACCTGGCGCTGATGATCTACACCTCCGGCTCCACCGGCAAGCCGAAGGGGGCCATGATCAGCTACCGCAACATCCGCGCCGTGGCGCCGAGCACCATCGACGGGCTCGGCCTGCGCGAGAGCGACAGTCTGCTGTCCTACCTGCCGCTGTGCCACGTCGCCGAGCAGGCCACTACCAATTTCGCGCCCATCTACCTGGGCAGCCTGGTCAACTTCGGCGAGTCCCTGCGCACTGTCCAGGAGGACCTGCGCGAGGTGGCGCCGACCATTTTCCTCGGTGTACCACGCATCTGGGAGAAGCTGCACTCCGCGATCCACATCAAGATGCTGGAGAGCGGCCGGCTTCGGCGCTGGCTCTACCACCGGGCGCTGGCGGCCTGTGAGCCTTTCTGTTACCGGGACTGGTCGCAGCTCGGTGTGGGCGAGCGCCTGCGCTACCTGGCGTCGTACCTGCTGGTGTTCCGCGCCCTGCAGAACTTCATCGGCCTGCGTCGGGTGCGGGTGGCGATCACCGGCGCCGCACCCATTGCGCCGGACATCATCCGCTTCTTCCGCATCATCGGCATTCCGCTGCTGGAGGTCTACGGCCAGACCGAGACCACCGGCGTGGTGACGGCCCAGAAACCCGACCGCATCCGGCCCGGCACCATCGGCGAGGCCACCCCCGGCGTGCAGCTGAACGTCGCCGATGACGGCGAACTGCTGGTGGCCGGCGGCATGGTGTTCGAGGGGTACTACAAGAACCCGCAGGCCACCGAGGACACCATCCGCGACGGCTGGCTGCATACCGGCGACGTGGTGGAGATGGACGACGGCATCGTGCGCATGGTCGACCGCAAGAAGGACATCATGATCACCGCCGGTGGCAAGAACCTCTCGCCCTCGGAGATCGAGAACACGGTCAAGGCGAGTCCCTACATCAAGGAGTGCGTCGCCACCGGCGAGGCCCGCAAGTATGTCACCGCGCTGATCCAGATCGACTACGACACCGTTGCCAAGTGGGCGGAAGAGCACGGTATTGCCTACACCACGTTCCGCAGCCTGGCCGAGAACCCGGACGTCGACACCCTCATCGACAGCGAGGTGCAGAAGGCCAACGAACAGCTGCCGCGGGTGGCCCAGGTGAAGCGGTTTGCCCTGCTGACCAAGGAACTGGACCACGACGACGACGAGGTCACCGCTACCATGAAGATCCGTCGCGGTAAGATCTACGAGAAGTACAGCGACCTCATCGAGTCGCTGTACAAGGATGCCGGCGCCGCCTGATTTAAGCCTGGAGAGATTTCGGGTGCGTCCGGATGCGCCGTTGAACCAGACGCGGCTGACGCCGCTCCTATACCTCGGCACATGGGTAGGGTGGACCTTCAGGTCCACCCTACGGCCGACGAGCCAGCGCCAGGAATCGTTGAGCGTTCAACCAGAAAGCCCGCCAGACGGCGGGCTTTCTGGTCGTGCCATGGATGCGGCCAGCTCAGTCCTTGCCCACCTCCAGCTTGGCGATGGTCTCCATGTGCACCTCGTCCGGGCCGTCGGCCAGGCGCAGGGTGCGCAGGTTGGCGTAGGCGGAGGCCAGGAAGGTGTCCTGGCAGACGCCCATGGCGCCGAAGGCCTGGATGGCGCGATCCACCACGTTGCAGGCCATGTTGGGGGCGACCACCTTGATCATGGCGATCTCACGCCGCGCCACCTTGTTGCCCACGGTGTCCATCATGTGGGCGGCATTCAGGGTGAGCAGCCGGGCCTGTTCGATTTCCATGCGCGAGCGCGCGATCTCCTGGCGTAGGCCGCCCATGTCCGCCAGGCGCTGACCGAAAGCGGTCCGTTCCTTGGCTCGTGCGACCATGGCCTCCAGTGCGCGTTCGGCCACGCCGATGGCCCGCATGCAATGGTGGATGCGGCCCGGTCCCAGGCGGCCCTGGGCGATCTCGAAACCGCGCCCCTCGCCCAGCAGCATGTTGCTTGCCGGCACCCGCACGTTGTCGTAATGGATTTCGGCGTGACCGTGGGGGGCATGATCGTAGCCGAACACGTTCAGCGCCCGCTCGATCTTCACGCCCGGCGTATCCAGTGGTACCAGGATCATGGACTGCTGCTTGTGCTTGGCAGCCGACGGATCACTCTTGCCCATGACAATGGCAATCTTGCAGTGGGTGTCCAGGGCACCGGAGGACCACCACTTGCGGCCATTGATGACGTATTCGTCGCCCTCGCGGCGGATCTCGGTCTCGATGTTGGTGGCGTCGCTGGAGGCGACCTGCGGCTCCGTCATGGAGAAGCATGAGCGGATCTTGCCTCCCAGGAGCGGCTCCAGCCATTGCTTCTTCTGCTCATCGGTGCCGTATCGGGCCAGCACTTCCATGTTGCCGGTGTCCGGGGCGGAGCAGTTGAACACTTCCGGGGCAAAGGGCGAGCGGCCCATGACCTCGCACAGCGGGGCGTAT
The DNA window shown above is from Aquisalimonas sp. 2447 and carries:
- a CDS encoding acyl-CoA dehydrogenase family protein; amino-acid sequence: MLEFSERSKELRERLVAFMDEHIYPNEAEFKRQHAEGDHWSPPPILEELKTKARAEGLWNLFLPESEYGAGLTNMEYAPLCEVMGRSPFAPEVFNCSAPDTGNMEVLARYGTDEQKKQWLEPLLGGKIRSCFSMTEPQVASSDATNIETEIRREGDEYVINGRKWWSSGALDTHCKIAIVMGKSDPSAAKHKQQSMILVPLDTPGVKIERALNVFGYDHAPHGHAEIHYDNVRVPASNMLLGEGRGFEIAQGRLGPGRIHHCMRAIGVAERALEAMVARAKERTAFGQRLADMGGLRQEIARSRMEIEQARLLTLNAAHMMDTVGNKVARREIAMIKVVAPNMACNVVDRAIQAFGAMGVCQDTFLASAYANLRTLRLADGPDEVHMETIAKLEVGKD
- a CDS encoding branched-chain amino acid ABC transporter permease, with the protein product MRIGSPKETYAADESLFKTRTQWVWFGILLASLALYPFVANLYWLFLACLICINIISATGLNILTGYTGQVSLGQAAFMGVGAYTVAWLDNNAATPFLINLLAAGVLTTLVGIVAGLPSLRVKGLYLAIATIAASFILQFVFINWESVTRGTRGINIQPPQLFGMEFDNPDTFYWLVVPVTVLMVILAANLFRTRVGRAFIAIRDRDISASVLGINLPLYKLMSFAIASFYAGIAGGFYAYFFGSINPESFPLLMSIFFLAAIIVGGLGTILGSILGAVFMTLTPELLRYGVDVLEPFVRDASALLSPVRTLVFGLLIVGFLLFEPHGLAEIWRRIRRFFHLWPFRN
- a CDS encoding long-chain fatty acid--CoA ligase gives rise to the protein MADASQLPDLSLPQMLRWNARHRGDRVALRQKDFGIWHPTTWAEYYQRARHFGLGLRELGLAPGGHFAIISENRIEWVIAQMGAGIVRGVTVGVYPTSPAPEVAYVLEHSDAQIVLCEDQEQADKVLEVRDQLPALRKLVVPEMKGLHNYDEPDLLSFDAVERMGEAVDREHPALAEELLDAQELADLALMIYTSGSTGKPKGAMISYRNIRAVAPSTIDGLGLRESDSLLSYLPLCHVAEQATTNFAPIYLGSLVNFGESLRTVQEDLREVAPTIFLGVPRIWEKLHSAIHIKMLESGRLRRWLYHRALAACEPFCYRDWSQLGVGERLRYLASYLLVFRALQNFIGLRRVRVAITGAAPIAPDIIRFFRIIGIPLLEVYGQTETTGVVTAQKPDRIRPGTIGEATPGVQLNVADDGELLVAGGMVFEGYYKNPQATEDTIRDGWLHTGDVVEMDDGIVRMVDRKKDIMITAGGKNLSPSEIENTVKASPYIKECVATGEARKYVTALIQIDYDTVAKWAEEHGIAYTTFRSLAENPDVDTLIDSEVQKANEQLPRVAQVKRFALLTKELDHDDDEVTATMKIRRGKIYEKYSDLIESLYKDAGAA
- a CDS encoding ABC transporter substrate-binding protein, whose product is MTIKNRTSELFLSVASGLLLGLMTAGTAVADEAEEAEVGVDADVEDAIVIGGSIPMTGVFAFAGLQFNDGIRDFVRWINDEEDGVDGRLFRYVGQDTGYDADQSVGVFRRITSREDVNFYFGDSTAFSQSINSALNRQDILMTGASFASELNNPDDYPLQFLLGPDYSEQVGILLEYIANEQPGARVAFVYSDTEFGRDPINASVERAEDLGLTVAETIVTPPGAADISSAALEHRRARPDYTIFHGYILSPIPDFIERSRQMGMETRFMGTYYTMDQGIIDEMGDAADGFMGVMPYRYYYDEEADEYPIMRTIREMNDEYRATTYIQAWLAGILLKEIAHATLEAGDELTGTNMRRAMDSLEDIDTGGIMGVPVTFRGNSIPVGRIYRADVEAGRMVPVSDWIDLTEE
- a CDS encoding ABC transporter ATP-binding protein; this encodes MGDDRILEVSNIEVVYNHTVQVLRGLSLNVPRGEVVALLGSNGAGKSTTLKAIANVLFLENGELSSGEIRFQGDVVGSRPPHRLVHDGLSHVMEGRRVFEDLTVEENLVAAGYAASSGAGRLKQDVVYEYFPQLYSRRRSLAGYLSGGEQQMLAIGRGLLGQPSMMLLDEPSLGLSPMLVEEIFGIIARINREQGVAMLLVEQNANVALALASYGYIMESGRVVIDGTPEKLMADDDVREFYLGSGAEGESKSYREVKHYKRRKRWLS